In a single window of the Acidobacteriota bacterium genome:
- the rpmE gene encoding 50S ribosomal protein L31 produces the protein MKEGIHPKYYEVEARCACGATWKTRSTKQELHLEICSSCHPFFTGRQKILDIEGRVERFTKKFGAQTVESRKKAAATKTTTTKKASKEASA, from the coding sequence ATGAAGGAAGGTATCCACCCGAAGTACTACGAGGTCGAGGCGCGCTGCGCATGCGGTGCGACTTGGAAGACGCGCTCCACCAAGCAGGAGCTGCACCTCGAAATCTGCTCGAGCTGCCACCCGTTCTTTACCGGCCGCCAGAAGATTCTGGACATCGAGGGCCGCGTGGAGCGCTTCACGAAGAAATTCGGCGCCCAGACGGTCGAATCCCGCAAGAAGGCTGCCGCGACGAAGACAACGACGACCAAGAAGGCGAGCAAAGAGGCGTCTGCCTGA
- a CDS encoding carboxypeptidase-like regulatory domain-containing protein has product MKISARFSRMAAVVGILLLVVTQGTVSAQTTLGRLAGTVMDASGGVLPGATVTMTNTQTNQAQTTVTGATGAFLFPQLQASTYKVVIELQGFKTATYPSTAINVNQESSLTARLEIGGLSETVIVEGTSQQVQTTTPEITRTVLQQQLLQLPVVNRDMTNLIRMQAGVPGVVARVNTGINGGRATWTQVTQDGINVQDNFIRTNSLDFLPNRPTSDNVAEFTITSSVAGADSAGGATSIRMVTPSGTNQFRGSAFEQNRDNRFAANSFFNNKSAVPKPILKQNQFGGSVGGPILKNKMFFFGFYEGFKRQQAGAQNVTIPAYADTFQGVWRYLGLDGQVHAVNILQAVGLSIDQKMQSTILSKIPDASHVNNYDRGDSKAGAVLNTAGYRWNQNRLTNRNYFGGRVDYELNQNHHVELIGSYFHETDDRPDLDFISQDRPLAFTDSPVKRFVGSWRWMVSSKFQNEMRAGGNLAPVKFEVTASAIPTLRFAGQTGTLPLTLQDPEINFLPQGRYTNTYQFNDNASLTLGTHALQMGMSYQRIHVNPYNYEASVPTIAWGFSSTAPASVQLTNNMFPGGISSANLSSANTMLSLLSGTISGVSRTFQVQDQSSGYVAGIPNNRNYTLNNIAAYLQDSWRWKSNFTVRAGLKWEYYSPVKEDNNLGFLPVLNGRSYEEVLRDPNATVSFVNGGMWNPNKANFGPTIGFAWDVFKDGRTSVRGGYSLTYVNEEGVTVATAALGNNAGLASGANLSNLYTTLNAGVPEIPTPAFKTVRTLADQMALSATGSMGMVDPNIKQPKVHQVSIGVSRELRWGVAAEARYIGTFGRGIWKGIDMNQVQVSPAFADDFQRARNNGYLALAANGIFDPTYNSAVAGSATLTVLPTYGVSLLGGSSARTFIQQNEVAGLADFYVTSRVAGALATIYQNGGIYQAAVTKNDGWQNYNALQVELRRQYRNGFMAQVNYTFSHTTANSTGGTSQSRFEPYLDNARPQLDAGRSAYNITHLVNANLIFDLPFGEGRKWLNRGGLLNEIVGGWQVSSVIHWQSGSPVGIYSTRGTFNRANRSGANTANSTLSLAEIAKLFKLTSLPDGRIFWIDPTLVGPDGRAVGADNLANTGFSGQVFFNPTAGQVGSLPILAFDAPAIWTIDASLAKKFKIVGRYNLEFRAEAFNLTNSVSFYAGDFNINSTTFGRITGTGNGSRIVQFTLRFSF; this is encoded by the coding sequence ATGAAAATTTCGGCCCGTTTTAGCAGGATGGCCGCAGTGGTCGGCATCCTCCTGCTTGTTGTGACGCAGGGTACCGTCTCGGCCCAGACCACGTTGGGTCGTCTGGCGGGCACGGTGATGGATGCCTCTGGGGGCGTCCTGCCTGGCGCAACCGTGACCATGACCAACACGCAGACCAACCAGGCGCAGACGACGGTCACGGGCGCCACGGGAGCCTTCCTGTTCCCGCAGCTGCAGGCCAGCACCTACAAGGTGGTGATCGAGCTGCAGGGATTCAAGACGGCGACGTACCCGAGCACCGCCATCAACGTGAACCAGGAATCCTCCCTCACCGCGCGGCTGGAAATCGGGGGGCTTTCCGAGACCGTCATCGTCGAAGGGACCTCGCAACAGGTCCAGACGACGACGCCTGAAATCACCCGGACGGTCTTGCAGCAACAGTTGCTGCAGCTCCCGGTCGTCAACCGCGACATGACGAACTTGATTCGTATGCAGGCGGGCGTGCCGGGCGTGGTGGCGCGCGTGAATACGGGCATCAACGGCGGCCGTGCGACGTGGACCCAGGTGACCCAGGACGGCATCAACGTCCAGGACAACTTCATCCGCACCAACTCGCTCGACTTCCTGCCGAACCGGCCGACGTCGGACAACGTCGCGGAGTTCACCATCACCTCGTCGGTGGCGGGCGCCGACTCGGCCGGCGGCGCGACGTCGATCCGCATGGTGACGCCGTCGGGCACCAACCAGTTCCGGGGAAGCGCCTTCGAGCAGAACCGCGACAACAGGTTCGCGGCCAACTCGTTCTTCAACAACAAGTCCGCCGTGCCGAAGCCTATCCTGAAACAGAACCAGTTCGGCGGAAGCGTCGGCGGCCCGATCCTGAAGAATAAGATGTTTTTCTTCGGCTTCTACGAGGGATTCAAGCGGCAGCAGGCGGGAGCCCAGAACGTGACGATCCCGGCGTACGCCGACACCTTCCAGGGCGTGTGGCGGTACCTCGGCCTGGACGGCCAGGTGCACGCCGTCAACATCCTGCAGGCGGTCGGCCTGTCGATCGACCAAAAGATGCAGTCAACCATCCTCTCGAAGATCCCCGACGCCTCGCACGTGAACAACTACGACCGAGGCGACTCGAAGGCGGGGGCGGTGCTGAACACGGCGGGCTACCGGTGGAACCAGAACCGCCTCACCAACCGCAACTACTTCGGCGGCCGGGTGGACTACGAGTTGAATCAGAACCACCACGTCGAGTTGATCGGCAGCTACTTCCACGAGACCGACGACCGTCCCGATCTGGATTTCATCAGCCAGGATCGGCCGCTCGCCTTCACCGATTCGCCGGTGAAGCGCTTCGTCGGGTCGTGGCGCTGGATGGTGTCGTCGAAGTTCCAGAACGAGATGCGCGCGGGCGGCAACCTCGCGCCCGTCAAGTTCGAGGTCACCGCGAGCGCGATTCCGACGCTGAGGTTTGCGGGCCAGACCGGGACGCTCCCGCTCACGCTTCAGGATCCGGAGATCAACTTCCTGCCGCAGGGCCGGTACACGAACACGTACCAGTTCAACGACAATGCGTCGCTGACGCTGGGGACGCATGCCCTGCAGATGGGCATGAGCTACCAGCGGATCCACGTCAACCCTTATAATTACGAGGCGAGCGTTCCGACCATCGCCTGGGGATTCAGCTCGACCGCGCCAGCCAGCGTCCAGCTCACGAACAACATGTTCCCGGGCGGCATCAGTTCGGCGAACCTGTCCAGCGCGAACACGATGCTGTCGCTCTTGTCCGGTACCATCAGCGGGGTCAGCCGGACCTTCCAGGTGCAGGATCAGAGTTCGGGGTACGTCGCCGGCATTCCCAACAACCGCAACTATACGCTGAACAACATCGCCGCCTACTTGCAGGACAGTTGGCGATGGAAGTCGAACTTCACGGTACGTGCCGGCTTGAAATGGGAGTACTACAGTCCTGTGAAGGAAGACAACAACCTCGGGTTCCTCCCGGTCCTCAACGGCAGGAGCTACGAGGAAGTCCTTCGGGATCCCAACGCCACGGTGAGCTTCGTGAACGGCGGGATGTGGAACCCCAACAAGGCGAACTTTGGCCCGACGATAGGCTTCGCCTGGGACGTGTTCAAGGACGGCAGGACCTCGGTGCGTGGAGGTTACTCGCTGACGTATGTCAACGAGGAAGGTGTCACGGTTGCCACGGCCGCCCTGGGCAACAACGCGGGCCTCGCCTCCGGCGCGAACCTGTCGAATCTGTACACGACCCTCAATGCCGGCGTGCCGGAGATTCCGACCCCGGCCTTCAAGACCGTGCGGACGCTGGCGGACCAGATGGCGCTCAGTGCGACGGGGTCCATGGGTATGGTCGACCCGAACATCAAGCAGCCGAAGGTACACCAGGTGAGTATCGGCGTCTCACGTGAACTCCGATGGGGCGTGGCTGCCGAGGCGCGCTACATCGGCACGTTCGGACGGGGCATCTGGAAAGGGATCGACATGAACCAGGTCCAGGTGTCGCCGGCGTTCGCTGACGACTTCCAGCGCGCGCGCAACAACGGGTACCTGGCGCTGGCGGCCAACGGGATCTTCGACCCCACTTACAACTCGGCCGTTGCCGGCAGCGCGACGCTGACGGTGCTCCCGACCTATGGCGTGTCCCTGCTGGGGGGCAGCAGCGCCCGGACCTTCATCCAGCAGAACGAGGTGGCCGGCCTGGCAGACTTCTACGTCACGAGCCGGGTTGCGGGCGCCTTGGCGACGATCTACCAGAACGGCGGCATCTATCAGGCCGCCGTGACGAAGAACGACGGCTGGCAGAACTACAATGCACTGCAGGTCGAACTCCGACGGCAGTACCGCAACGGCTTCATGGCCCAGGTGAACTACACCTTCAGCCACACCACAGCCAACAGCACGGGCGGCACCAGCCAGAGCCGTTTCGAGCCGTATCTCGACAACGCGCGTCCACAGCTCGATGCCGGACGCTCGGCCTACAACATCACCCACCTGGTCAACGCCAATCTGATATTCGATCTGCCCTTTGGTGAGGGCAGAAAATGGCTGAACCGCGGCGGCCTGTTGAACGAGATCGTCGGCGGATGGCAAGTGAGCAGCGTCATCCACTGGCAGTCCGGATCGCCGGTGGGCATCTACTCGACGCGCGGGACGTTCAATCGGGCGAACCGGTCCGGTGCCAACACGGCGAACTCGACGCTGTCGCTTGCTGAGATCGCCAAGCTCTTCAAGCTGACGTCACTGCCCGACGGCCGGATCTTCTGGATCGACCCGACGCTGGTCGGACCCGATGGCCGGGCGGTCGGTGCGGACAACCTCGCCAACACCGGATTCTCCGGGCAGGTCTTCTTCAACCCGACGGCTGGCCAGGTCGGATCGCTGCCCATTCTGGCGTTCGACGCGCCGGCGATCTGGACCATCGACGCCTCGCTCGCCAAGAAGTTCAAGATCGTCGGCCGGTACAACCTGGAGTTCCGCGCCGAAGCGTTCAACCTCACGAACTCGGTGTCGTTCTACGCGGGCGACTTCAATATCAACAGCACGACGTTCGGCCGCATCACGGGCACGGGGAACGGCTCCCGCATCGTGCAGTTCACGCTGCGGTTCTCGTTCTAG
- a CDS encoding SDR family oxidoreductase: protein MDLELTDKVAIITGSSRGLGLASATALALEGCRVTLCARSAEPLEAAARQLRQRCGDATRVHVIQADVATSAGVATIVDGTAAHFGGIDILVNNVGMARGGDLLATTDADWQEAFDQTMFPAIRASRAVVPHLRRRGGGVILMIASIFGRETGGRMTYNAVKAAEISLAKSLAQQLATDHIRVNSIAPGSIIFPGGSWWKRQQADPAWIAEFVERELPFGRFGTPEEVGTVVAFVASPKASWVSGASIVVDGCQSRSLF from the coding sequence ATGGATCTTGAACTGACTGATAAAGTGGCCATCATCACCGGATCGAGCCGGGGTCTGGGGCTCGCCAGCGCGACGGCGTTGGCGCTCGAGGGTTGCCGCGTCACGCTGTGCGCGAGAAGCGCCGAACCTCTCGAGGCAGCCGCCCGGCAGTTGCGCCAGCGATGCGGGGACGCGACGCGCGTCCATGTGATTCAGGCGGACGTCGCAACGTCGGCGGGCGTGGCGACGATCGTGGATGGCACCGCGGCACATTTCGGCGGGATCGATATCCTGGTAAATAACGTCGGAATGGCGCGTGGCGGTGACCTGCTGGCGACCACTGACGCAGACTGGCAGGAGGCATTCGATCAGACGATGTTCCCGGCCATTCGGGCGTCGAGAGCCGTCGTCCCTCACCTGCGTCGGCGGGGCGGTGGCGTCATCCTGATGATCGCCTCGATCTTCGGCCGCGAGACCGGCGGCCGCATGACCTATAACGCCGTGAAGGCCGCGGAGATCAGCCTCGCCAAGTCGCTCGCGCAGCAGTTGGCCACAGACCACATTCGCGTCAACAGCATTGCGCCCGGCTCGATCATCTTCCCCGGCGGGTCGTGGTGGAAGCGCCAGCAGGCCGATCCAGCCTGGATCGCGGAGTTCGTGGAGCGCGAGCTGCCGTTCGGCCGGTTCGGCACGCCCGAGGAGGTCGGCACGGTCGTCGCGTTTGTGGCCTCGCCGAAAGCCAGCTGGGTGAGCGGCGCGAGCATCGTCGTCGACGGTTGCCAGTCCAGGTCGCTTTTCTAA
- a CDS encoding aldo/keto reductase, producing the protein MKYRVFGRLGWQVAEVGFGTWGMGGWSGSDDDQSRTALRRGLESGCNFLDTALAYGNGRSEQLIRDVLADWTGARPIIATKIPPKNGRWPARPSTPLDAVFPSDYIREATERSLTNLGVSQIDLQQFHVWTDAWAADDRFVRAVAALKDEKLVKGIGISVNRWEPTNVIKALRTGVVDAVQVVYNIFDQAPEDELFPVCRELDVAIIARVPFDEGSLTGTMTANDTWPQGDWRNLYFTPANLRETLARVDRVKADIPAGLDLPEVALRFTLHDPSVSTVIPGMRTVAHVDRNLAAGDGRPLPPALLASMRKHRWDRTTVIP; encoded by the coding sequence ATGAAGTATCGCGTCTTTGGGCGTCTCGGGTGGCAGGTCGCCGAAGTCGGCTTCGGCACCTGGGGCATGGGCGGATGGAGCGGATCCGACGACGACCAGTCGCGGACGGCGCTTCGACGCGGGCTGGAGTCTGGCTGCAACTTTCTCGACACGGCGCTCGCGTACGGCAACGGTCGCAGTGAACAGCTGATCCGGGACGTCCTGGCTGACTGGACCGGAGCCCGCCCGATCATCGCGACGAAGATCCCGCCGAAGAACGGACGCTGGCCGGCTCGCCCGTCCACTCCGCTCGACGCTGTTTTCCCGTCGGACTACATCCGCGAGGCCACCGAGCGCAGCCTGACGAATCTCGGCGTGAGCCAGATCGATCTCCAGCAGTTCCATGTGTGGACCGACGCCTGGGCCGCTGATGATCGATTCGTGCGCGCCGTCGCGGCATTGAAGGACGAGAAACTGGTCAAGGGTATTGGCATCAGCGTCAATCGCTGGGAGCCGACCAACGTCATCAAGGCTTTGCGGACCGGAGTCGTGGACGCAGTGCAGGTGGTCTACAACATCTTTGATCAGGCTCCAGAGGACGAACTGTTTCCCGTCTGCCGGGAACTCGACGTCGCCATCATTGCCCGAGTGCCGTTTGATGAAGGCAGCCTGACCGGCACGATGACCGCGAACGATACCTGGCCCCAGGGCGACTGGCGCAATCTGTACTTCACGCCCGCCAACCTCCGCGAGACGCTGGCGCGGGTCGACCGGGTGAAGGCTGATATCCCTGCCGGTCTGGATCTGCCTGAGGTCGCGCTGCGGTTCACGCTGCACGACCCGTCGGTCAGCACCGTCATCCCGGGCATGCGCACCGTGGCGCACGTCGATCGCAATCTCGCTGCCGGCGACGGCAGGCCGCTTCCCCCAGCCCTGCTCGCCTCGATGCGCAAGCACCGGTGGGATCGGACGACGGTGATCCCGTAG
- a CDS encoding ribonuclease H-like domain-containing protein, with translation MRTSSTPGAARDEVRPIEGENPRAESSCERRYVPDDDVPVGHEVPTGCVVMERHYELERHHGRQAVGHYAEVIERCLPALAVLATDERAAGGPRLERPRRLHFEATRPFADDRRRPMVPTQGPLLFFDLETTGLSGGAGTIAFLVGCGYFDGEGFHVVQYFLSGYHAEHELLVSLAALTEKFGGLVTFNGRTFDVPLIETRYLFHRLSSPFGDMPHFDMLHPARRLWRRRGDSGAGRDDGRGADSFDQSSCALGALEEAVLGVHRVDDVPGSEIPSRYFHYLRTGDLQPLEPVFEHNRLDLISLAALTALGMRMVDGGAEAVPSPHEALAMGQIYERLGRSGEAEAHFARAAGLDPAPWDARSIDHTIRAEALHHLAVHRRRQRRYAAAAEAWHGMLDAGAGQPLAQEARRALAIHHEHRCRNLDAARAFVLHALESERDPAQIDALRHRLARLDRKRLAGREEHPDQATLRRD, from the coding sequence TTGCGGACGAGCTCCACGCCGGGCGCCGCGCGAGACGAGGTGCGCCCGATCGAGGGCGAAAATCCTCGCGCCGAATCCTCGTGCGAGCGGCGCTACGTGCCGGATGATGACGTGCCGGTTGGGCACGAGGTTCCAACCGGCTGCGTGGTGATGGAGCGGCACTACGAGCTCGAGCGGCATCACGGCAGGCAGGCCGTCGGGCACTATGCCGAGGTCATCGAGCGATGTCTGCCGGCCCTGGCCGTGCTCGCTACCGACGAGCGCGCGGCGGGCGGTCCCAGACTCGAGCGCCCGCGGCGGCTGCACTTCGAGGCCACGCGACCGTTTGCCGATGACCGTCGGCGACCGATGGTCCCGACACAGGGGCCGCTGCTGTTTTTCGATCTCGAAACCACGGGCTTGAGCGGCGGCGCAGGCACGATCGCGTTTCTCGTGGGCTGCGGCTACTTCGATGGCGAGGGGTTTCACGTGGTTCAGTACTTTCTGTCCGGCTACCACGCCGAACACGAACTACTCGTCAGCCTCGCCGCGCTCACGGAGAAATTCGGCGGCCTGGTGACGTTCAACGGCCGGACCTTCGACGTGCCGCTCATCGAGACCCGTTATTTGTTCCACCGCCTCTCGTCGCCCTTTGGCGACATGCCGCATTTCGACATGCTGCACCCGGCGCGGAGGCTCTGGCGGAGGCGCGGCGACTCGGGCGCTGGGCGGGATGACGGCCGGGGAGCCGACTCGTTCGATCAGTCGAGTTGCGCGCTCGGCGCGCTCGAAGAAGCCGTTCTCGGCGTGCATCGCGTCGATGACGTGCCCGGATCCGAGATTCCGTCCCGTTACTTTCACTACCTGCGCACCGGGGATCTACAACCGCTGGAACCGGTGTTTGAACACAACCGGTTGGACCTGATCTCGCTCGCGGCGTTGACGGCGCTCGGGATGCGGATGGTGGATGGCGGGGCCGAGGCCGTGCCGTCGCCGCACGAGGCACTGGCCATGGGGCAGATCTACGAGCGCCTCGGGCGAAGCGGAGAAGCCGAGGCGCATTTCGCACGGGCGGCAGGATTGGACCCCGCGCCATGGGACGCGCGATCAATCGATCACACCATCCGTGCGGAGGCCCTCCATCATCTGGCCGTCCATCGCCGCCGGCAGCGGCGCTACGCGGCGGCCGCCGAAGCCTGGCATGGCATGCTCGATGCCGGCGCCGGGCAGCCGCTCGCGCAGGAAGCCAGGCGCGCGCTGGCGATTCACCACGAACACCGGTGTCGTAATCTCGACGCCGCGCGGGCGTTCGTCCTGCACGCGCTGGAATCCGAGCGTGACCCGGCCCAGATCGACGCCTTGCGGCATCGGCTGGCGAGACTGGACAGGAAGCGCCTGGCAGGGAGAGAAGAGCATCCCGACCAGGCGACGCTCAGGCGGGACTGA
- a CDS encoding DEAD/DEAH box helicase yields the protein MPLSPEPTRPDGRSDARRDTALELALRAVVPGPWPVDRPDSPDGFITAIRRLPEEEARYEDFPAGIDPRLRAALASRGIERLYTHQARAIEHALAGRHVVITTPTASGKTLCYNVPVMNGILADPSCRAMYLFPTKALAQDQLAELDRLSQEIAKAADVEVGVFTYDGDTPQDARRAIRGRAHVVLTNPDMMHSGILPHHPRWAKLFENLRYVVIDELHAYRGVFGSHLGNVLRRLRRICQHYGSSPTFICSSATIANPLGLAESLVEQPFALVDQSGAPRGEKYFLFVNPPIVNRQLGIRRSYIAQARAVALDFLNKGLQVIVFAQSRLSTEILTRYLKDAHEGEPGASDVIRGYRGGYLPHRRREIEKGLRDGSVRGVVSTNALELGIDIGALDVAVLAGYPGTIASTWQRAGRAGRRAGRSAAVMVARSAPLDQFVVRHPSYFFDASPEHALVNPDNLQILVDHIKCAAFELPFTVTETFGRENLQEILGILAEEGLVHLSRPPGGDETTGQWHWTNESYPANAISLRSISSDNFVVVDKTDTTRVIGETDFNTALEILHPKAIYIVEGRLYQVEELDFVGRKAYVRHIDCDYYTDAITYSRVTVLDTFNASGERPRALPAHGDVHVVSRVVGFKKIKFYTNENVGSGELDLPERQMHTTSYWLTVPRELMTALPWSADDRRDGIVGLSYAMRQIAQLLLMCDGHDIGVSIGPATDGDAASQPAAVPAASWSSSVAEGDEPRVFIYDNYPGGIGFSEPLFRMHDDLVARTRELIAGCSCESGCPSCVGPLGDVGVKAKDVALAILGRL from the coding sequence ATGCCGCTTTCCCCTGAACCGACGCGCCCGGATGGGCGGAGCGATGCGCGGCGGGACACCGCCCTTGAGCTGGCCCTGCGGGCCGTCGTGCCTGGGCCCTGGCCTGTCGACCGTCCCGATAGCCCCGATGGCTTCATCACCGCCATCCGTCGCCTTCCCGAGGAGGAGGCGCGCTACGAGGACTTTCCGGCTGGCATCGACCCGCGTCTCCGGGCCGCGCTGGCCAGCCGGGGCATTGAGCGGCTCTACACGCACCAGGCCCGGGCGATTGAGCACGCCCTGGCCGGGCGCCACGTGGTCATCACGACGCCGACAGCCTCGGGTAAGACGCTCTGCTACAACGTGCCCGTCATGAATGGCATCCTGGCGGATCCGTCGTGCCGGGCGATGTACCTGTTTCCGACGAAGGCGCTCGCGCAGGACCAGCTGGCGGAGCTGGACCGGCTGTCCCAGGAAATTGCGAAGGCCGCCGATGTCGAGGTCGGCGTATTCACCTATGACGGCGACACGCCGCAGGACGCCCGCCGCGCGATTCGCGGCCGCGCCCACGTGGTGCTGACCAACCCCGACATGATGCACTCGGGCATCCTGCCGCACCACCCGCGGTGGGCGAAGCTGTTCGAGAACCTGCGCTACGTCGTGATCGACGAGCTGCACGCCTATCGCGGGGTGTTCGGCAGTCATCTCGGCAACGTGTTGCGGCGATTGCGGCGCATCTGCCAGCACTACGGCTCGTCGCCGACGTTCATCTGCTCGTCGGCCACCATCGCCAATCCGCTCGGGCTGGCCGAGAGTCTCGTCGAGCAGCCGTTCGCGCTGGTCGACCAGAGCGGCGCCCCGCGGGGCGAGAAGTACTTTCTCTTCGTCAACCCGCCGATCGTCAACAGGCAACTGGGCATCCGGCGCTCCTACATCGCGCAGGCCAGGGCGGTCGCGCTCGACTTCCTGAACAAGGGCCTGCAGGTGATCGTGTTCGCGCAAAGCCGGCTGTCGACCGAGATCCTGACGAGGTACTTGAAAGACGCGCACGAAGGCGAACCGGGCGCATCCGATGTGATTCGCGGTTACCGGGGAGGCTACCTTCCGCATCGGCGCCGCGAGATCGAGAAAGGTCTCCGCGACGGATCCGTCCGTGGCGTGGTGTCGACCAACGCCCTGGAACTGGGCATCGACATCGGTGCGCTCGACGTGGCCGTGCTGGCCGGTTATCCCGGAACCATTGCGTCGACGTGGCAACGAGCCGGTCGCGCGGGGCGGCGAGCGGGCCGGTCGGCGGCGGTCATGGTGGCGCGCAGTGCGCCGCTCGATCAGTTCGTCGTACGCCATCCGTCGTATTTCTTCGACGCATCGCCGGAACACGCGCTGGTCAACCCCGACAACCTCCAGATTCTGGTCGACCACATCAAGTGCGCGGCATTCGAGTTGCCATTCACGGTGACCGAGACGTTCGGGCGCGAGAACTTGCAGGAGATTCTCGGCATTCTCGCCGAGGAAGGCCTCGTGCACCTGAGCCGGCCGCCAGGCGGCGACGAGACGACAGGGCAGTGGCACTGGACCAACGAGTCGTACCCGGCCAATGCCATCAGCCTCCGGTCGATCTCGTCGGACAACTTCGTCGTGGTCGACAAGACCGACACGACGCGCGTCATCGGCGAGACCGACTTCAACACGGCGCTCGAGATTCTCCATCCCAAGGCGATCTACATCGTCGAGGGTCGGCTCTACCAGGTGGAAGAACTCGATTTCGTGGGCCGCAAGGCCTACGTGCGGCACATCGACTGCGATTACTACACCGATGCGATCACGTACAGCCGCGTCACCGTGCTCGACACATTCAACGCGTCCGGTGAGCGGCCACGGGCGCTGCCGGCCCATGGCGACGTGCACGTGGTGTCGCGGGTGGTCGGCTTCAAGAAGATCAAGTTCTACACGAATGAGAATGTGGGCTCGGGCGAGCTGGACCTGCCCGAACGCCAGATGCACACGACCTCCTATTGGCTCACGGTGCCACGCGAGTTGATGACCGCGCTGCCGTGGAGTGCGGATGACAGACGCGACGGCATCGTGGGGCTGTCGTATGCCATGAGGCAGATTGCGCAGTTGCTGCTGATGTGCGACGGACACGATATCGGCGTCTCGATTGGGCCGGCCACCGACGGAGACGCGGCCTCGCAGCCCGCGGCGGTGCCTGCCGCCTCGTGGTCGTCGTCTGTGGCCGAGGGCGATGAGCCGCGCGTGTTCATCTACGACAACTACCCCGGCGGGATTGGATTCAGCGAGCCGTTGTTCCGGATGCACGACGATCTGGTCGCCCGGACACGCGAGTTGATCGCGGGTTGCTCGTGCGAGTCGGGATGTCCATCGTGCGTCGGTCCGCTCGGCGATGTGGGCGTGAAGGCGAAGGACGTCGCGCTGGCGATCTTGGGGCGATTGTAG